The following proteins are co-located in the Sphingomonas panacis genome:
- the hemF gene encoding oxygen-dependent coproporphyrinogen oxidase has translation MQPLDEQQAAARTWFEHLRDLICAEFEAIEAEAGSDARFVYTPWDRVDPSGEPGGGGVRGVMKGKVFEKVGVNVSTVGGVLDGDFGKTIHGAGDDPRFCATGISLVAHMANPHVPAVHMNTRMLATTKRWFGGGADLNPPLPIAEDTADFHAVLQAACDAHDPAHYPRFKQWADDYFYIPHRHVHRGVGGIFYDHLEGDFARDFAFTQDVGRAFLDIYPRIVRRRMATPFTDADLAQQRAWRGRYAEFNLVYDRGTLFGLKTGGNIDAILMSLPPVATWD, from the coding sequence ATGCAACCGCTCGACGAACAGCAAGCCGCCGCCCGCACCTGGTTCGAGCATCTGCGCGACCTGATCTGCGCCGAATTCGAGGCGATCGAAGCCGAGGCGGGATCGGACGCGCGCTTCGTCTATACGCCGTGGGACCGCGTCGACCCGTCCGGCGAGCCGGGTGGCGGCGGCGTGCGCGGGGTGATGAAGGGCAAGGTGTTCGAGAAGGTCGGCGTCAACGTCTCGACCGTCGGCGGCGTGCTCGACGGCGATTTCGGCAAGACCATCCACGGCGCGGGCGACGATCCGCGCTTCTGCGCGACCGGGATCAGCCTCGTCGCGCACATGGCCAATCCGCATGTTCCCGCCGTCCACATGAACACACGGATGCTGGCGACGACCAAGCGCTGGTTCGGCGGCGGCGCCGATCTCAACCCGCCGCTGCCGATCGCCGAGGACACCGCCGATTTCCACGCCGTGCTGCAAGCGGCGTGCGACGCGCATGACCCGGCGCATTATCCGCGCTTCAAGCAATGGGCCGACGACTATTTCTATATCCCCCACCGGCACGTGCATCGTGGCGTCGGCGGGATCTTCTACGATCATCTGGAGGGCGATTTCGCGCGCGATTTCGCCTTCACGCAGGATGTCGGCCGCGCCTTTCTCGACATCTATCCCCGAATCGTGCGGCGGCGGATGGCAACGCCGTTCACCGACGCGGATCTGGCGCAGCAGCGCGCGTGGCGCGGACGCTATGCCGAGTTCAACCTCGTCTATGATCGCGGGACGTTGTTCGGCCTCAAGACCGGCGGCAATATCGATGCGATCCTGATGAGCCTGCCGCCGGTCGCGACATGGGACTGA
- a CDS encoding tRNA (cytidine(34)-2'-O)-methyltransferase, which produces MRIALHQPEIAGNVGTILRMAACFGVAVDLIEPMGFAFSDRALARAGMDYARAAEVERHADWTAFEARASGRLVLMTTSGGVRLDAATFHRGDILLFGSEGSGVPPAVHDRADLRVRIPLAAGMRSLNLAVACGIALGEALRQTGGWPADVST; this is translated from the coding sequence ATGCGCATCGCCCTCCACCAACCCGAAATCGCCGGCAATGTCGGCACCATCCTGCGCATGGCCGCGTGCTTCGGCGTCGCGGTCGATCTGATCGAGCCGATGGGCTTCGCGTTCAGCGACCGTGCGCTCGCACGGGCCGGCATGGACTACGCGCGCGCCGCCGAGGTTGAGCGCCATGCCGACTGGACGGCGTTCGAAGCGCGCGCGAGCGGGCGGCTGGTGTTGATGACCACCAGCGGCGGCGTCCGGCTCGATGCCGCGACGTTCCACCGCGGAGACATCCTGCTGTTCGGCTCCGAAGGGAGCGGCGTTCCGCCAGCGGTGCATGATCGTGCCGATCTGCGCGTGCGAATCCCGCTCGCCGCCGGGATGCGCTCGCTCAACCTCGCGGTCGCGTGCGGCATCGCGCTCGGCGAAGCGTTGCGCCAGACCGGCGGCTGGCCCGCCGACGTCTCGACTTAA
- a CDS encoding adenine phosphoribosyltransferase, translated as MIAVETEARQDQRNDDLKALIRTIPDFPKPGIQFRDITTLLLDAKGFAEAIARMAAATVGPVDLVAGIEARGFIFAAAMAAPLGAGVLLIRKDGKLPGVTIAEDYALEYGTDRIAMHEDALVPGQRVLLVDDLIATGGTARAAVRLLRKAGAVVEQAQFLLDLPDLGGADALRADGLAVDSLIAFEGH; from the coding sequence ATGATCGCAGTCGAGACCGAGGCCCGCCAGGATCAGCGCAACGACGATCTGAAGGCGCTGATCCGCACCATTCCCGATTTCCCCAAGCCCGGCATCCAGTTTCGCGACATCACCACGTTGCTGCTCGATGCCAAGGGTTTCGCCGAGGCGATCGCCCGCATGGCGGCGGCGACGGTCGGCCCGGTCGATCTGGTCGCGGGAATCGAGGCCCGCGGCTTCATCTTCGCGGCCGCGATGGCAGCCCCGCTCGGCGCGGGCGTGCTGCTGATCCGCAAGGACGGCAAGCTGCCGGGCGTGACGATCGCCGAGGATTACGCGCTCGAATACGGCACCGACCGGATCGCAATGCACGAGGACGCGCTCGTGCCCGGTCAGCGCGTGCTTCTCGTCGATGACCTGATCGCGACCGGCGGCACGGCGCGCGCTGCGGTGCGGCTGCTGCGCAAGGCCGGCGCGGTGGTGGAGCAGGCGCAGTTCCTGCTCGATCTGCCCGATCTCGGCGGCGCCGACGCGCTCCGCGCCGACGGGCTGGCGGTCGATTCGCTGATCGCGTTCGAGGGGCATTGA
- a CDS encoding cytochrome b: MSFPWAKHYEPKFALTKWVDERLPLPRLVYNAVGAGYPVPRNLNYFWNFGVLAGAALAAQIVTGIVLAMHYAANGGVAFDSVEHIMRDVNAGWFLRYAHANGASMFFIVVYIHIFRGLYYGSYKAPREIVWLLGVVIFLLMMATAFMGYVLPWGQMSFWGAQVITGFFSAIPIVGDTIRVWLLGGYAPDDAALNRFFSLHYLLPFVIAAVIVLHIWALHIPGSNNPTGVDVKGEQDTVPFHPYYTAKDGFGLGIFLVLFAFLIFFAPNYLGHPDNYIPANPLATPAHIVPEWYFWPFYAILRAFTSDFILPAKLWGVLAMFGSIVLLFFLPWLDSSPVRSTNYRPLYRIFFWVLVADVLVLGYCGGSPAEPAYVIVSQIAAAYYFAHFLVILPIVSRMERPRPLPNSITEAVLAKHGGTSPTETAMSGSVLTAE; encoded by the coding sequence ATGAGCTTTCCCTGGGCGAAACATTACGAACCGAAATTCGCGCTGACCAAGTGGGTCGACGAACGGCTGCCGCTGCCGCGCCTCGTCTACAACGCGGTCGGCGCTGGCTATCCGGTGCCGCGCAACCTCAACTATTTCTGGAACTTCGGCGTGCTCGCCGGCGCAGCACTCGCCGCGCAGATCGTCACCGGCATCGTGCTGGCGATGCATTATGCCGCGAACGGCGGCGTCGCGTTCGATTCGGTCGAGCACATCATGCGTGACGTCAACGCCGGCTGGTTCCTGCGCTATGCGCATGCCAACGGTGCGTCGATGTTCTTCATCGTCGTCTACATCCACATCTTCCGGGGCCTCTATTACGGATCGTACAAGGCGCCGCGCGAAATCGTGTGGCTGCTCGGCGTCGTCATCTTCCTGCTGATGATGGCAACCGCGTTCATGGGCTATGTGTTGCCGTGGGGGCAGATGAGCTTCTGGGGCGCCCAGGTCATCACTGGCTTCTTCTCGGCGATCCCGATCGTCGGCGACACGATCCGCGTGTGGCTGCTCGGCGGCTATGCGCCCGACGATGCCGCGCTCAACCGCTTCTTCTCGCTTCACTATCTGCTGCCATTCGTGATCGCCGCGGTCATCGTGCTGCACATCTGGGCGCTGCACATTCCGGGATCGAACAACCCGACCGGCGTGGACGTGAAGGGCGAGCAGGATACCGTGCCGTTCCATCCGTATTACACCGCGAAGGACGGGTTCGGGCTGGGCATCTTCCTGGTGCTGTTCGCCTTCCTGATCTTCTTCGCGCCGAACTATCTCGGCCACCCGGACAATTACATTCCGGCCAACCCGCTGGCGACGCCCGCGCATATCGTGCCCGAATGGTATTTCTGGCCGTTCTACGCGATCCTGCGCGCGTTCACCTCGGACTTCATCCTGCCCGCGAAACTGTGGGGCGTGCTGGCGATGTTCGGGTCGATCGTGCTGCTGTTCTTCCTGCCGTGGCTCGACAGTTCACCGGTCCGCTCAACCAATTACCGGCCGCTGTACCGCATCTTCTTCTGGGTGCTCGTCGCCGACGTGCTGGTGCTCGGCTATTGCGGCGGCTCGCCGGCGGAACCGGCTTATGTGATCGTCAGCCAGATCGCGGCGGCATATTATTTCGCACACTTCCTCGTCATTCTGCCGATCGTCTCGCGGATGGAGCGCCCGCGCCCGCTGCCCAATTCGATCACCGAGGCGGTGCTGGCGAAGCATGGCGGCACCAGCCCGACGGAGACCGCAATGAGCGGCTCCGTGCTCACGGCCGAATAA
- a CDS encoding cytochrome c1: MIRWISGIIGLGIVAVLGWSLLWSVVGVVTDPPAPTAEHYVRSHHPLLSAELPSEGLFGKYDLRQLQRGFQVYKEVCAACHSIRLVSFRDLKQLGYDDGQVKAIAAGWQIEQPNVNPDTGEVATRKNLPSDRFPLVFANDVAARAANNNAVPPDLSLMTKARHEGPDYVYSLVGHGYVNQPADLLAKFPDAKTPKGLHYNQYFANLNIAMPPPLTQDGQVQYLDGTKPTVDQMAKDVAAFLTWTAEPNLDTRHGAGFAVLGFLLVFCFLAYGAYQNVWRNMKH; encoded by the coding sequence ATGATCCGCTGGATTTCCGGTATTATCGGCCTCGGCATCGTCGCCGTGCTGGGGTGGTCGCTGCTCTGGTCGGTGGTGGGGGTCGTCACCGATCCGCCCGCGCCGACCGCCGAGCATTACGTCCGCTCGCACCACCCTTTGCTCAGCGCGGAGCTTCCGTCCGAAGGGCTGTTCGGAAAATACGATCTGCGCCAGCTTCAGCGCGGCTTCCAGGTTTACAAGGAAGTGTGCGCGGCGTGCCATTCGATCCGGCTCGTCTCGTTCCGTGACCTGAAGCAGCTCGGTTACGACGACGGTCAGGTCAAGGCGATCGCCGCCGGCTGGCAGATCGAACAGCCGAACGTCAACCCCGACACCGGCGAAGTCGCGACGCGCAAGAACCTGCCGTCCGATCGCTTCCCGCTGGTGTTCGCCAACGACGTCGCGGCGCGCGCCGCCAACAACAATGCGGTTCCGCCCGATCTGTCGCTGATGACCAAGGCGCGGCACGAGGGGCCGGACTATGTCTATTCGCTGGTCGGCCACGGTTACGTGAACCAGCCCGCCGATCTGCTGGCCAAGTTCCCCGACGCGAAGACGCCGAAGGGGCTTCACTACAACCAGTATTTCGCCAACCTCAACATCGCGATGCCGCCGCCGCTGACTCAGGACGGGCAGGTCCAGTATCTCGACGGCACCAAGCCGACCGTCGACCAGATGGCAAAGGACGTCGCGGCGTTTCTGACGTGGACAGCCGAACCCAATCTCGATACCCGCCACGGCGCCGGCTTCGCCGTGCTCGGGTTCCTGCTGGTGTTCTGCTTCCTCGCATACGGCGCGTATCAGAACGTTTGGCGCAACATGAAACATTGA
- a CDS encoding GNAT family N-acetyltransferase translates to MGLTGVRAEEVATIVTTLEMSARPELPAVPASPLRLVALERPAPDRYRALFRRVGERWLWFSRLVMEEAALTAILHDPDVAIFAAVDEGGRDAGILELDFRTAHECELSYFGLVPDLAGQGLGRWLMAEALNRAWAPGIERVWVHTCTLDHPAALSFYRKSGFTAIRRTIETFADPRLIGALPPDAAPQIPCLKPRG, encoded by the coding sequence ATGGGACTGACCGGCGTCCGCGCCGAGGAGGTGGCGACGATCGTCACCACGCTGGAGATGAGCGCGCGGCCCGAGTTGCCGGCGGTGCCCGCATCGCCGTTGCGGCTGGTCGCGCTGGAGCGCCCTGCCCCTGATCGCTACCGCGCATTGTTCCGCCGCGTCGGCGAACGCTGGCTGTGGTTCTCGCGGCTGGTGATGGAGGAGGCTGCGCTGACCGCGATCCTCCACGATCCCGACGTGGCGATCTTCGCGGCGGTCGATGAAGGCGGGCGTGACGCCGGCATCCTCGAACTCGATTTCCGCACCGCGCACGAATGCGAACTCTCCTATTTCGGGCTGGTGCCCGATCTTGCCGGACAGGGGCTCGGGCGCTGGCTGATGGCGGAGGCCCTTAACCGCGCCTGGGCACCGGGGATCGAGCGGGTGTGGGTCCACACCTGCACGCTCGACCATCCCGCCGCGCTCAGCTTCTATCGCAAATCGGGCTTCACCGCGATCCGGCGCACGATCGAGACGTTCGCCGACCCGCGGCTGATCGGCGCGCTGCCGCCCGATGCCGCGCCGCAGATCCCGTGCCTCAAGCCTCGCGGTTGA
- the petA gene encoding ubiquinol-cytochrome c reductase iron-sulfur subunit has translation MATVDNAVPPGEDPAPFHEAVDDPRRRDFINIAAVAWAGVGGAIVVLPLINQMSPSADVLALSTTEVDLSKIEAGQGVVTSFRKQPLFVRHLTPKEIAEADAVPLGELRDPQTLADRTKPGKTNWLITLGVCTHLGCIPLGIHEGENRGQFGGYFCPCHGSQYDTAARIRKGPAPKNLAVPPYTFSSDTTVTVG, from the coding sequence ATGGCAACAGTCGATAATGCCGTGCCACCTGGAGAGGATCCGGCACCGTTCCACGAAGCGGTGGATGATCCGCGCCGGCGCGATTTCATCAATATCGCGGCGGTCGCCTGGGCGGGCGTCGGCGGCGCGATCGTCGTGCTGCCGCTCATCAACCAGATGAGCCCCTCCGCCGACGTGCTGGCGCTGTCCACCACCGAGGTCGACCTTTCCAAGATCGAAGCCGGGCAAGGCGTCGTCACTTCGTTCCGCAAACAGCCTTTGTTCGTGCGCCACCTGACGCCGAAGGAAATCGCCGAGGCCGATGCGGTTCCGCTTGGCGAGCTGCGCGATCCGCAGACTCTCGCCGACCGTACCAAGCCCGGCAAGACCAACTGGCTCATCACGCTCGGCGTCTGCACCCATCTCGGCTGCATTCCGCTCGGCATCCACGAAGGCGAGAATCGCGGCCAGTTCGGCGGCTATTTCTGCCCGTGCCACGGGTCGCAATACGATACCGCCGCGCGCATCCGCAAAGGCCCGGCCCCGAAGAACCTGGCCGTGCCGCCGTACACCTTTTCGTCGGACACGACGGTCACCGTCGGTTGA